The segment CATTGAGTCGTGCTAGCTAAGTGAAGCTAGCTTGTAACGCCGCCGAGCTTCAGCCAGCGTCAGGGCAGTTAGCTTCCGGTGCTAGCCTTACACCGTCActcaaaattaataaataaaataaaataaaaataaaaaaacaatattgcGGAATTCATTAATATGAAATTAGCATAGAAGAAATACAACACATCAGTTATTCCTCTCGTAAGAGTTCACAGTATAGATTGACagtagttttacttttttctagTGTTTACAGGATTCATATAGTCTTGATATATTATTTAAATCCACTATGAAATAGAGAAGGTGGCGGTAATCTTTGAAATTCTGCAATTGTGTTTATGAAATTTACCATATAAAATCAAAACAGTTACCATGAAATCTGTTAAATTTGTCACGTTCATAATAAGGAATGACGTTTTTACTTTCAGTTTGAACATTGTGACTTGTTGTGACTCCTGTTTCTTTACACCACATTATGTTAAGCagatgtcagaaaaaaaattggatatTTGAATGTGCTTTCAGtatattttaaacaaacaaacaaatgaaaaccatTATTGGACTTGGACCCCCAGGGACCATTTGGCAGAGGAGGGTGGGGAGGTCTTTTCAGCTCCCTTTCAAAACAAATCCATATTGACATGCATGTAGTCACGAGACACTAACAACAGGAGAGTGTGTGGCTCTTCTGACTAGGACTGCACTAGTGCTGTGATATACAATTTAACTATTGGTTCACACTTAAAATTATAAGTGTCGCAACTGAAAAttgagcattcttcaaaaacacaaagtatTTATTGATTAGAACAGACTGATCACTGTCTTAggctaaccctaaatttgatattgtccatatCATTGTCGATTGAGAAATGAATATCGCCAATCTTCATATTTAGATGACACATAATATACGATCTGATAACAATATATTCTTCAGCCATACTTGTGACACACTCCCAATTGTTATCACCACAAGGCTGCTCATTGGCCAGCTGAAGGCCATCAGTGACACTTTTTTAGATTATTGATTGATCATGTTGTCACTTGTTAAATGAGTCGGGTTAGAGTTGGTGAGCTGTCAGGATTTTCAGATGGCatggtctgattttttttgctacccctcactctcacacacacacacacacacactagcttgCCCTGGCCAGTTTCTTTGAGGATGGAGCTGAAGATGACATAGTGACGCTTCCTCAGCCTGAAGGCGGATCCTCAGTGTCCCGGTCTGCAGGTCCAAGGTAAAGTTTACAGCTTTTATAGCTtttacagttcattttaaaCAGTGCTTGAATTTCAAAGCTCTTGTTGAAATTGCTTTTAGTTTGTTATATAATGACACAATATCAGGCTAAAGTCCAATAGAATAGAAAATGGTCCCATAACAAATCTCAGTGTAGTGTTGATATAAATGTCAGCGAACATGAGAAACTTGGCTTACTGGTTGTATTGCATGTCTGCTTGGCACTTATAGACACTGCGCCCTGTATCATCTAATCAAGTTTTCCTTTTTAACAGTTCTCAACACAGAGTGACCTCCTTCAGAGATCTGATGCATGAGGCAGAGGATGAGAGTGATGAGGAAGAAGGCCAAAGGTGAGCTCTATTTATAATGTGGTAAATTTTTTTGATCCATCTATGTCTATACCCTTAATACTGCCAGAGGGAGAACTAAGACATCCTAAGtgctgtgtgtgaaatagtCAAGAGACACTCGGCTGCTACTTTTTGAAGCTGTGGTACTTAATTAATCAGAAAATAGCTGAGGGTCCGTGCTCATGTCGTATTTTTACAAACTTTAATTAATCATTAAGgggaaaagacaagacaaatgtTTTGGCTGCAGGCCTTCATCACTGCATTTGGTTTGTAGTTTTGTTGGTTGATGCACCAGTTCTGAAGACTTAATTGATCGCTGTAGGGACATTCTGCATCCACTTGTCCCCCTGCTGggacaggtcaaaggtcacagtcAGTTTCAGAACAGCACCCATGGAGCTGTAaatgattcagtgttttgttgaaGTGCAGTGTGGATTTGTAAGTAAAACTAAACTTAAAAAcccatttacatgcacatttagAGAGAATAGAGCCGCCCCGTGTCTTTCCGTGTGTTGCGGCCGTAAACTCCTGCTGCCCTTCTCATCCTCTTAAGCGGTTGTCACAGTTGTTCACATGGTATTAAAGCTTTAGGCATGCCTCTTTATCTCTGCTGTACATCCTTGTAGCGTGTGGACGGTAGAGTTTCACACCAGGCGAGTGTGTTTCCAGAATGCGCCAAACTATTTTTGGTCTCACCTCATTCACTGGGCACTGGGCGTGTGTTCTGCAGCATCAACAAATTCTGCTGCTGGGCCAGTGTAACAGACTGGTTGTTAAGagatggtgtttgtgtttggctgcTTCATTCCCTGTCTTAAATGAGTATGCCGGTGTTATTTACAAATCTAAtcattttttatgctttctaTGTCTAGGTTACAGTTCCCATCATTTTGTAACTCATGCCTGTGTACAAACTGTGACaaactaaaggaaaaaaactaCATAAAGTGTCTCAGTTAGATATTGGGTAACCGTGAACGTCCAGAACAGattcagtgctccttggcagATTCTTTAAGGGGTGCAGTAACAATTCTTCTAAAAGATACTGCACATAGAGAAGGACATTATAGCAGGCTGCAGTGCATGAAGTCCGCAttgcaaagacaaacacatttgAGAGCTGAGTGGCACTGCTCTACAGAGATGTGtaaaaaagtgatgtggtcaAGTTGGGTAGTGCATATGTGGCGTCCACTAAGAGAACACTACAGGTCTGAACGACAGACCCCTACAGTGAGGAGGTCCACTGGTTCTGTTATGCTGAGGGGCATTTTCCACCTGTCCCTTTAGAGGAAAgactcactgcaaatcaatataAACTAATTCTGAGTGATCATCTTCATCCTGTGATGAAACATGTCTATCCTGATGTGAGTGGTCGAGTGATGACCACACCCCCATCACCAGGGCACAAGGGCTCTCTGAATGGTTTGAAAATGATGCAAATGATATTCTGTGGCCTCCACATTCGCCACATATTAAACCACATGAACACCGATGGGAGATTTTGGAGCAACATGGTAGATAGCTCTCACCACtgccatcatcaaaacaccaagtGAGGGAGCAGGAGTACTGAAGCTGTTAGGTGGCCCATGGTGATCCAACACTTTACTAAGACACTTTGTTACTTtatcctttaatttgtcacgtCTGtaatcagatattttttttatggtgtttgCTCTTTTAAGTTCTTTTAATACAAACTTTATGATGCCTACTATAAACTGTTGTCCTGGctaataaaaatgtcttaattaaGATGGTGATGTTACAATATAGTTTGTGaggcaaaatgtttttgcagaTTTACATCCTGCTTCAGACTTCCATTTCTTCCTGTGGGAATTAGGTGactgaaacaggaagcagagtgTAATGAACTGTGTAACCAGTATGAGAGCCTGTCAACTCAGACACAGTAAGAAGACcgtaaaaaacaaatgaaagcttCTTGTTCGCTGTGACGGATTATCCAGCTCTGTAGAGGTTGTTTTCCCTACTGTGCAAGAGTGAACGTCATCAAACATCTTCTTTTGAAGAAAGGAAAACAAGCTCTGGTATCTTCAGCTATGCTGATTGTGTTGAGACTCCAGGAGGAATAATGGAAAGCAAAGCAGGAATTTAAATGATTGGCACAAGCTTAAAAAATGCATAGTTTTATTATATTAAGTATGGTTTGCACGCTGACGTATTGTGCAGATTAGCTTCTGAAAGGCCTGTACTTGCGAAAATATAGCAGTGTGTGAGTCTATGATGTGTTAGTGTGATCGGCTTCATTTCTCATCTGGGTCATTAGGGAAGAGTGTTGCGATCCCTGTCTCTGAACTGTAAAACCATGCTGAGACACGGCTTGTAATTTCTAGCACTACAGCTGATGCTCTTACCCAGGGTGATTTGCAATACGTGCAACAGTAGAATGAGCTTCATTTTCTACATCATCATCTTTATAACCAGCCAATGGGAAGGAGTGCAAGGGTCAGCCATAGTGTGCTGACAGCATCTTTATCAGAGAAGCGCTAAGAAAAGGGAGACACGAGGAATAGAGGCTGTTACTGACTTGACTGAGCACGTTCTTTGATCTCGGCCCTCACCTCTTTCTTTTTACAAGTGTCTTTTTTCACATCCTGCACTGTCTTCTCCCCTCCCCTGCTTCGGTCCAGGTTTTTCGCTGGGGGATCGGAGCGCAGCGGGCAGCAGATCGTTGGGCCTCCCAAGAAGAAGACCTCCAACGAGGTGGTGGAGGACCTGTTCAAGGGAGCCAAGGAACACGGGGCTGTGCCTCTGGACCGGAGCGGGAGGGGACCCGGGGAGCCCAGCAAAGCCAGGGTAAAGTGTAGCTCATGAAAACAATATGATCGGCTGTTTGTCTAATTTAGTCTTCCTCAccttctctttgcttttttccccacccctcAGGCTTTTGTTGGAGGAGGCTACAGGCTGGGAGCGGCACCTGAGGAGGAGTCGACCTATGTGGCTGGAGAGAGGCGATCCTCCAGCGGCCAGCAAGATGTGAGGAGTACCTCTGATACCTCACCTTTCTTTCTCCTTAAACTTGCGCACATGTCTTTCAATGCACactgtggttttttttttattattattttaaaatacaggagtctcagttttttgtttcagtgtgtggtGTTGATAATGATCACATCCcttgtgcacacacagtttgcTCTCTGTCATCATGCATCTCAGAAACAGATGAAGCATGGGAAATCAGATTTTTAAGTTGTACTAAGCAATAACCAGCACTACTGCTCCCATGAGCTTGAGTGAGGTTATATCCTACAGTATGTGGAATAAGAGGCCAGCAATGACTTCCATTTCAGCACATAATtaatgtacgtgtgtgtgtgtgtgtatgcattagGTGCATGTGGTGCTGAAGCTTTGGAAGACAGGTTTTAGCCTGGATGACGGTGACCTCAGAAATTACAGTGACCCTGGAAATGCCATCTTCCTTGAGTCGATCCGCAGGGGGTGAGGACAGTCTTTCCATACAACAGCAAAGCCTATTCTGTCTATCTAAAGTAGATTTTTGACACTGCTGACCATGTGAGATGAAATCCTATTTTCATTGTTGCCCTTCAGGGAGATTCCTCTGGAGCTGAGGCAGCGTTCCCGAGGGGGCCAGGTGAACCTGGACATGGAGGACCACCGGGACGAGGAGTTCAGCAAACCCAAGATGGCCTTCAAAGCCTTTGGAGGCGAAGGACAAAAGCTAGGGAGGTGAGATGATTAACAGGCGTGGCTGTCTATCCTAAACTctaaaaggaataaaaataagagtATTTAATGACACTCAGAACAGCTCTTGTGTGTTTGGCTGGTGTTGCTCTGTCTGTCCACAAGAGGGCAAACAAGCAATGAATCTGTCCATCTGATTTATCAGACATGTATTTCAGTCCAGGACTTAAATTTATTTGActaaataaaacagacatgagATATTTGCaagttaaagtttattttttatccaGCAGTGCCTTGCTTTCACATTCAGTTCCACATGTTCACACCTGGAAGCTTGCACTTTGGAGCCTCATTTGTAGTTGTAGGATTGGTAATGGCACACAGTTAATTTTCCTTggttatatttgtatttttcctcttGTCAGTCTTCAATTTGTGGGGTTTATTAGTCTAATTATGATATTTTTTCATCTCTCGTCACTCTTTCAGTGCCACTCCAGAGCTGGTTTCGACTCCGGCTGGCTCCCAGCAAGAACAGGCTGCCAACGAGGCCCAGGCCAGTGCCTCCGTGACCCTCGACCCCTCCCAGCCCATCACTAGTATTCAGATCCGACTGGCCGATGGCGGCAGGCTGGTCCAGAAGTTCAACCACACCCACAGGTGAGGGGTGGCATgcaattatttttaatcaagAACTTAGCCATGCATATGATTCGCCTCGTGGGCAAACTATAGTTCTCACCAGTGTTCCTTGAACTCTTGGTTTTGGACCCAAAACTCATCACAAACCTGTTTCTGCTGAAGCCCCAAGTATTGACATTTACTTTTTATAGATTTAGGCTctatagacctttttcacatcagctgttttaacatgaacagcaggtaaacacaggtgttactcgTGACATTAATAAAGCTTCTGTCCcattttgttgctgttcagACAACTCTAGACTGAAATGTAGCAGAACTTTagttaatgtcattagtaacccTTGCTACACGTTATTCACATTAAATTGGACAGGAATATGTTAAATAGgaataggaaaaaaacaacagatcaCTACCTCACAAATttatcatgtttattttattttattttttatttttctgatttctctCTCATTTGAACTTTTTCCTTGTGAATTCCtgaataataaatcaaatgacaCCCAAGCTAAGAAATATCTTCTTTGTTATTAATGGTTCTAAACCATTCTTGGCTTGTGAGAGTGAACAGTTCTGCCAAAGTATGCTAAAATATTATCGCtctctcaaaacaaacaaacaaacaaaaaaaacatcccctAATATTTCAATTTAGGAGAGTTTTATTAACAACAGTCATCATTACACTAAGACAACCAAATTTTGTATGGCAATTTTCCTGTATTTCATTATCATATGACTCTATTTAAAGATGATTATTGTGATCTGAATGATGATCCAGGCCTGCTTGTGAAAGTACCACACAGTACAGAGGTACAGAACAGTATAGCCAACAACCTTGCAGATCCTCCGGTCGTGTCTGTGCTGAAAGCCATGTTTCCGCTTGTGACTCGGTGCCGTCTCCCTCGGCTCCCTCAGGGTGTCTGACGTGCGCCAGTTTGTGGTGGCAGCCCGGCCCGCCATGGCTGCCCGAGAGTTCGCCCTCATGACCACCTTCCCCAACAAGGAGCTGACGGACGAGAACCAG is part of the Myripristis murdjan chromosome 7, fMyrMur1.1, whole genome shotgun sequence genome and harbors:
- the nsfl1c gene encoding NSFL1 cofactor p47, encoding MANQEESVREFVAVTDVDEERARFFLESAGWNLQLALASFFEDGAEDDIVTLPQPEGGSSVSRSAGPSSQHRVTSFRDLMHEAEDESDEEEGQRFFAGGSERSGQQIVGPPKKKTSNEVVEDLFKGAKEHGAVPLDRSGRGPGEPSKARAFVGGGYRLGAAPEEESTYVAGERRSSSGQQDVHVVLKLWKTGFSLDDGDLRNYSDPGNAIFLESIRRGEIPLELRQRSRGGQVNLDMEDHRDEEFSKPKMAFKAFGGEGQKLGSATPELVSTPAGSQQEQAANEAQASASVTLDPSQPITSIQIRLADGGRLVQKFNHTHRVSDVRQFVVAARPAMAAREFALMTTFPNKELTDENQTLQEANLLNAVIVQRLK